One genomic region from uncultured Cohaesibacter sp. encodes:
- a CDS encoding Crp/Fnr family transcriptional regulator, protein MKKTSPHYDYCVRALRQSALFKDVADDTMESMMGVLHYETAKARDTSIMADGGNHRFYILLSGRGKISVFNPETGREHILFLAGPGDAFDMISLLDGERHDSIATALEEVHYLTVPVDVARYWIEKNPEFNRTLLPYIGKQMRYLADQVEDIALYDTETRLARLILRHATENSSPTNGINLINDLSQETLASMIGTVRVVVARHWQKWKQEDVVVNAKGRWSVSDLKTLLDKAQQQFSSTDKY, encoded by the coding sequence ATGAAAAAGACATCCCCACATTATGATTACTGCGTAAGGGCCTTAAGACAATCGGCGCTGTTTAAAGATGTCGCTGATGATACCATGGAAAGCATGATGGGTGTTCTTCATTATGAGACAGCCAAAGCTCGTGATACCAGCATCATGGCAGATGGTGGAAACCATCGGTTCTATATTTTGTTGTCGGGGCGAGGCAAAATATCTGTGTTCAATCCTGAAACTGGCAGAGAGCACATTCTGTTTCTGGCCGGTCCGGGTGATGCATTTGACATGATTTCATTGTTGGATGGCGAGCGGCATGACTCTATTGCAACGGCATTGGAAGAAGTTCACTATCTCACCGTACCGGTTGACGTTGCCCGATATTGGATTGAAAAGAATCCCGAATTCAATAGAACCCTTCTCCCCTACATTGGCAAGCAGATGCGTTATCTCGCCGATCAAGTGGAAGATATCGCGCTCTATGATACCGAGACAAGGTTGGCACGTTTGATTCTGCGTCATGCGACGGAGAACTCATCTCCTACAAATGGAATAAATCTGATCAATGATCTAAGTCAGGAAACCTTGGCTTCCATGATTGGTACCGTGCGGGTTGTTGTCGCTCGCCATTGGCAGAAATGGAAACAAGAAGATGTTGTTGTGAATGCCAAGGGACGTTGGTCAGTCTCCGATCTCAAGACCTTACTCGACAAAGCGCAACAGCAGTTTTCGAGCACCGATAAATACTGA
- a CDS encoding efflux RND transporter periplasmic adaptor subunit, with product MLKKIWPIALLSALTFLSGCNRDHDIVAAEYPSISAQGLTVQNKQLPSGTVVPGTIVSDRRLDISSRVVGVIEKLDIRAGQHINKGDLLVQIDSDDVDESIRQAREAVIQAEEKLTDAITDREKYEKLSTKGFVSSENLRKAKMQERVYTAAKAQAEAALSAAKAQRKYTEVRSPVTGVVVNVNLYSGELATAGTPILTIESRELLLFKIFVSESAMGKIHEGSQIDVRLDALEDQKIQGCVRGVVPSGDKVTRRYEVDIALPPDDRLVPGMFGRAAIPNGHETAILIPKSALTDRAGLTGVYTISAENKVAFRWIRTGIEEDGMVEVVAGLEAGEIILRSPEANLIDGTTVTLIEG from the coding sequence ATGTTAAAAAAAATTTGGCCAATAGCCCTCCTGTCAGCACTGACCTTCCTATCCGGTTGCAACCGTGATCACGACATAGTTGCCGCTGAATACCCTTCTATCAGTGCTCAAGGTTTGACGGTTCAGAATAAACAGCTTCCTTCAGGGACAGTCGTGCCAGGAACAATCGTTTCAGATCGGAGGCTTGACATTTCTTCGCGTGTTGTTGGTGTGATTGAAAAACTTGATATACGCGCGGGGCAGCACATCAACAAGGGAGACTTGTTGGTTCAGATTGACAGCGATGACGTTGATGAATCAATCAGACAAGCTAGAGAGGCCGTTATTCAAGCCGAAGAAAAGCTCACTGATGCCATCACCGATCGCGAGAAATACGAAAAGCTCTCTACAAAAGGCTTTGTTTCCAGTGAAAATCTGAGAAAAGCCAAAATGCAAGAGAGAGTATACACCGCTGCAAAAGCACAAGCGGAAGCGGCGCTTTCTGCGGCGAAGGCCCAGAGGAAATATACAGAAGTTCGAAGCCCTGTAACCGGCGTTGTCGTGAATGTAAATCTGTATAGTGGGGAATTGGCGACAGCGGGAACCCCGATCCTCACCATTGAGTCAAGGGAATTACTGCTTTTTAAAATCTTCGTGTCTGAGAGCGCTATGGGTAAAATCCATGAAGGCTCACAAATCGACGTCCGCCTCGATGCTCTTGAGGATCAGAAAATCCAAGGATGCGTCAGAGGAGTTGTGCCTTCAGGAGACAAGGTCACCCGGCGGTATGAAGTGGATATTGCACTTCCTCCTGATGACCGTTTGGTGCCGGGCATGTTTGGCCGCGCAGCAATTCCCAATGGTCATGAAACCGCAATCTTGATCCCTAAATCGGCGCTTACAGATAGGGCTGGCCTTACTGGAGTGTACACCATATCAGCCGAGAATAAGGTGGCATTTCGCTGGATCCGCACAGGCATCGAAGAAGACGGCATGGTGGAGGTTGTTGCAGGGTTGGAAGCTGGAGAAATAATTTTGCGCTCGCCGGAAGCAAATTTGATCGACGGCACCACAGTCACGCTGATCGAAGGATAA
- a CDS encoding TetR/AcrR family transcriptional regulator: MKKSPSALPKGEETAEKILDAAMKAIATKGCGTVTLREIAKEAGVVLSQLNYYYGNKDGLFVAVLKRMQENYITELEGRLQQDGSLQDHTRELIAFNRSLLLEEPEIYRNFLEFSNFAMSSPDFLPFVERFVADISDMIEERLYRSSAKDQINHSAAVMTRFILSASFGISLQHFLAPDDKSILSGFEMLEAAIPNLNA, from the coding sequence ATGAAAAAGAGCCCATCCGCTTTGCCCAAGGGAGAGGAAACGGCAGAAAAGATACTGGACGCTGCGATGAAGGCAATCGCGACCAAAGGGTGTGGCACTGTGACCTTGCGTGAAATCGCAAAGGAGGCGGGTGTCGTTCTCAGTCAGCTCAACTACTATTATGGCAACAAGGACGGTCTGTTCGTGGCCGTCCTGAAACGCATGCAAGAAAATTACATAACAGAGCTGGAAGGCCGGTTACAGCAAGACGGATCTCTGCAAGATCACACCCGAGAACTGATTGCCTTCAATCGCTCTCTTTTGCTCGAAGAGCCGGAAATCTATCGCAATTTCCTTGAATTCTCCAATTTTGCCATGAGCTCTCCCGATTTCCTGCCCTTTGTTGAGCGTTTCGTTGCTGACATTTCGGATATGATCGAAGAAAGACTTTACAGATCAAGCGCCAAGGACCAGATCAATCATTCTGCCGCAGTCATGACAAGATTCATTCTGTCCGCATCTTTCGGAATTTCTCTGCAGCATTTTCTCGCGCCGGACGACAAAAGCATCCTCTCCGGTTTCGAGATGCTGGAAGCGGCTATCCCGAATTTGAACGCGTAG
- a CDS encoding efflux RND transporter permease subunit, whose product MRENLAGKLARLFIESKLTVIFVLAIAVSGILAILLTPREENPQIIMPAARVTVSMPGASAAEVEELIVTPLEGLLSGISGVDHTDGAAMNSAGTVTVMFKVGQPKEESLVKVNDRIRSNISLLPAEAGDPVIQGIDSDDVPIITITLASGSLDDFALKRVADRMAERLRSTKDVSLVTVHEGRSREISIELDPVRIQAFGLSLSQAYAAISSNNLTVPYDATVQQKKVEAIKLSGAFSSAEEVRNLIISVNDGRPIYVKDVATVRDGPPEELESFSRFSFGSGDIRSQQADTRDMAAVTIAVSKKKNTNAVVVSDSVIDRVERMKTSMVPNEINVIVTRNDGKKADDAVNMLMEHLVIAVVTVSGILIVFLGWREALIVTVTIPLIFSLTLASDFLGGVTINRVTLFALILSLGLLVDAAIVVIENIHRHYGQARAGVDKTKVTILATNEIGNATNLATVAVMLVFASLFLITGMPGDYFYPIAYNVPIAMAGSILVAYIVTPWAANRWVKWHPRQSANDLEDQKGDKHQEPGRLERAYLFLYTPLQNSNLIKMGFLCVILLLMTGSLLQGTWQFIRPQGVGGPQSEFGVNIGFLPKDNKNTFNIVIYMAADDPLEKTDQLTREISALLSSNPLVENYQSWVGKAGVADFNGIFKGNSGRTGNSVAEIRVNLIDKHEREESSIEIVQDLRPFIEEIRSKYPGARVSLVEDPPGPPLRSTVLAEIYGPDPEGLRALSEQVQEAFKNTYDMVDLVDTEPRDVLEHRLMPEKDKAALSLVSTADINEVLGLVYGGKTLGRVHLPDETNAVLIRAFVPRRFAVNPEKLDSLYVANQIGDQVPLSELVRDIHAIQDRTINHRDNEKATFVGGEMGKSVPLYAVIDLNRRLKEITAPDGRSLKTGNLNLIRDVPDTVDGYQVLWGGEMRMTLDVYRDMAIALGGALTLVFLLLVAYYKSFSIPAIAMSSVPLGLIGIFPGHWLFGADFSATSMVGIIALSGVVIRNSLLIIDFVQDNIKQGMVLSEATKQAGAVRLRPILLTTLAIILGTAIMTTDPVFGGLAISLIFGTILSTLLTVFVVPVLYYVNASRMKT is encoded by the coding sequence GTGCGCGAAAATCTGGCTGGGAAACTGGCCAGGCTCTTCATTGAATCAAAACTGACCGTTATTTTCGTGCTCGCTATAGCCGTGAGCGGTATTTTGGCAATTTTGCTCACACCCAGAGAAGAAAACCCACAAATCATTATGCCTGCGGCACGCGTCACTGTCTCAATGCCCGGGGCGTCTGCAGCAGAAGTCGAAGAGCTCATTGTGACGCCTCTTGAGGGATTGCTTTCCGGTATTTCCGGTGTTGATCACACAGATGGTGCTGCGATGAATTCCGCGGGAACTGTGACGGTCATGTTCAAGGTTGGGCAGCCGAAAGAAGAGTCTCTTGTAAAAGTCAACGACCGTATCCGCTCGAATATATCCTTGCTACCCGCCGAGGCTGGCGATCCAGTTATTCAAGGCATTGATTCAGATGACGTGCCAATCATAACCATCACTCTGGCATCTGGAAGCCTCGATGATTTTGCTCTCAAGAGAGTGGCGGACAGAATGGCTGAGCGTTTGCGAAGCACCAAGGATGTGTCACTGGTAACTGTGCATGAAGGCAGATCGCGAGAAATCTCGATTGAGCTGGATCCTGTTCGAATTCAAGCTTTTGGCCTGTCTCTTAGCCAAGCCTATGCAGCGATAAGCTCCAATAATCTGACAGTTCCCTATGATGCGACTGTTCAGCAGAAGAAAGTGGAAGCAATTAAACTCAGTGGAGCTTTTTCTTCGGCGGAAGAGGTGCGAAACCTTATCATCTCAGTCAATGATGGCCGACCGATTTACGTCAAAGATGTAGCGACCGTTCGGGATGGGCCTCCAGAAGAATTGGAGAGTTTCAGCCGCTTTTCCTTCGGATCAGGAGACATACGATCGCAACAAGCAGACACCAGAGACATGGCTGCAGTCACTATCGCGGTGTCAAAAAAGAAAAATACAAATGCAGTTGTGGTTTCCGACTCCGTGATAGATCGCGTTGAACGGATGAAAACATCCATGGTTCCAAACGAAATCAATGTGATTGTCACGCGCAACGACGGCAAGAAAGCGGATGATGCCGTCAACATGCTTATGGAACATCTGGTGATAGCGGTTGTCACTGTGAGTGGTATTTTGATTGTCTTTCTTGGATGGAGAGAAGCTCTCATTGTTACTGTTACCATCCCGCTGATCTTCTCCCTTACGCTTGCCAGCGACTTTCTGGGTGGCGTTACCATCAACAGGGTCACCTTGTTTGCATTGATCCTGTCATTGGGGCTCTTGGTCGACGCTGCAATCGTGGTAATCGAAAACATTCACCGACATTACGGGCAGGCGAGGGCCGGGGTGGACAAAACCAAAGTTACGATTCTGGCAACGAATGAAATCGGGAACGCGACCAATCTGGCAACCGTGGCCGTGATGCTTGTCTTTGCATCGCTGTTTTTGATTACCGGAATGCCCGGGGATTATTTCTATCCTATCGCCTATAATGTTCCCATTGCCATGGCAGGCTCTATCCTCGTTGCCTATATCGTTACCCCTTGGGCGGCTAACCGATGGGTAAAGTGGCATCCGAGACAATCTGCGAATGATCTTGAAGACCAAAAGGGTGACAAACATCAGGAACCGGGTCGGCTCGAACGCGCCTATCTCTTTCTGTACACCCCGCTTCAGAATTCGAACCTTATCAAGATGGGCTTCCTGTGCGTCATCCTACTGCTCATGACTGGTTCGCTGTTGCAAGGGACCTGGCAATTCATCCGTCCTCAAGGGGTCGGCGGACCTCAATCGGAATTTGGGGTCAATATCGGTTTTTTACCGAAGGACAACAAAAACACATTCAATATCGTGATCTATATGGCGGCAGATGATCCGCTTGAAAAGACAGATCAATTAACCCGCGAAATAAGTGCTCTATTGTCTTCAAATCCATTGGTTGAGAACTATCAATCCTGGGTAGGGAAAGCGGGCGTGGCCGACTTCAATGGCATATTCAAGGGGAATTCCGGCCGTACAGGCAATTCTGTCGCAGAAATTCGTGTCAATCTCATCGACAAGCATGAGCGGGAAGAAAGCTCTATTGAAATAGTTCAAGATCTCCGCCCTTTTATCGAAGAAATTCGTTCGAAATACCCAGGAGCGAGAGTGTCTCTGGTAGAAGATCCTCCTGGACCACCCTTGCGTTCTACTGTGCTGGCTGAAATTTACGGACCCGATCCGGAAGGATTGAGGGCATTGTCCGAGCAGGTACAAGAAGCCTTCAAAAACACATACGATATGGTCGATTTGGTTGATACCGAGCCGAGAGATGTCTTGGAACACAGGCTCATGCCAGAAAAGGACAAAGCAGCGCTTTCTCTCGTGTCGACCGCCGATATCAACGAGGTCTTGGGGCTTGTCTATGGCGGCAAAACCTTGGGCCGTGTCCATCTTCCCGACGAAACCAATGCAGTCCTGATCAGGGCATTTGTGCCAAGGCGGTTTGCAGTCAATCCAGAGAAGCTTGACAGCCTGTATGTCGCCAATCAGATCGGTGATCAAGTCCCACTCTCGGAATTGGTTCGTGATATTCATGCCATTCAGGACAGAACAATCAACCACAGAGACAACGAAAAGGCTACATTTGTCGGCGGAGAAATGGGCAAATCGGTACCACTCTATGCGGTTATTGATCTCAACCGACGGCTTAAAGAAATAACCGCGCCAGATGGGCGCTCTCTGAAAACAGGAAATCTAAATCTGATCAGAGACGTTCCCGATACAGTCGATGGGTATCAGGTTCTGTGGGGCGGTGAAATGCGCATGACGCTTGATGTCTATAGGGATATGGCGATTGCTTTGGGCGGAGCCCTAACGCTTGTATTCTTGCTTCTGGTTGCCTATTACAAGTCCTTTAGCATTCCTGCCATAGCAATGTCTTCGGTCCCCTTGGGACTGATCGGAATTTTCCCTGGCCACTGGTTGTTTGGCGCCGATTTCTCTGCAACTTCCATGGTCGGGATCATCGCTCTTTCCGGTGTCGTCATCCGTAACTCACTTTTGATCATCGACTTTGTCCAGGACAATATCAAACAAGGCATGGTGCTGTCCGAGGCGACAAAACAAGCCGGAGCCGTGCGATTACGTCCCATTCTTCTCACGACACTGGCCATCATTCTCGGTACGGCAATTATGACAACGGATCCAGTTTTTGGAGGTCTTGCAATTTCACTCATTTTTGGGACGATCTTGTCGACCTTGCTGACAGTCTTTGTTGTTCCGGTCCTCTACTATGTCAACGCATCCAGGATGAAGACGTAA